TCCGCTTCTTCTAAAAGACCCCAGTAACCTAAAACACCAACCAAACAGGCATAATGATCTGAATTGGGTTCAATTTGATAAACAGATTTCATGGAGTGAAAGAAGTCATGGCAATGTTCAACTAAATTGGAATCAGTATGCCGATAAgctgaaataattaagaaactGGTAATTGTGTCTGGCTGTACTCCTGCTTTCTGCATCTTCTTCCACACGTCTAAGGCCTCTCCCCCCTGCCTATTAAGGATATGGCCAGCCAACAGGCTATTCCATGAAACTATGTCGTGTGCAGATATGCTACCAAAGACCTTAGATGCTTCTTCCATGTTACCACACTTGGAATACATGCTAATGATAGAATTTCCAACTCCAACATCAAACAAGAAACCGTACTTTAAAGCATAACAATGAAATTGTTCGCCAAGTTTCTGAAACCCCAAATCTCCGCAAACTCCAAGTACTGAAGCTAATTCAACTTCATCCATGACGACGTGCTCTTCATATCGCCACCGGCAGATTAAAGAAATAGCTTTATCTGGCTCTGAGTTTCTAGCATATCCACAAATCATTGTTGTCAACATAATTGAACTGCTCTGTTCCATCTCTAGTCGGCGGAATATCTTTTCAGCATCATCCATTCTACCACATCTAGTGCACATATCAAGTAGTGCGGCTAGAACCCAATCATTAGGGCCAAAATCGATCTTGAGGACAAAGGCCTGAATCTGTTCACTGAGCCTCCGGTCCTTCATCAAGCCACAAGCATGGAAAACAGTAGTTAACGTGAAATCACTTAATTCCATGCCGCCCTCCACCAGTCTACAGAACAATCTTAATGCCCTAAAACCCTCACCATTTTGGCAAAATCCAGCTAAGAGAGCATTGTAGGAGACAGGATTCTTCTCAGGCATCCTAACAAAAGTCTCCACAGCCAAATCCATAAGCCCAAATCCCATATATGCATTAATCATTTCAGTCCAAGTAAAAGCATCCTGCACAGGCATCCTATTAAACAAACTCTCAACGTCTTCAACACATCCACACTTTGCATAAAACTGAATTAATGCATTCTTCACACTCAAGTGGCCCCCGTACCCTATTTTATGTGCGTATGCGTGAATTTCCATGCCCTCCCTCGTTGCCAAACACCTTGCACATGCAACCAAGAGACTTGAAAGGGTGAAATAATCCACTCTACAGCCTTCAAGTCTCAGCATATCAAGAAATAACTCAAATGCTCTATCATACATACCATCCTTCACCACACAAGAAATCACAGTATTCCAAGAAACAACGTCCCTTTTGGGCATATCAGAGAACAGATTGACCACAGCATCCAAACAACTGCATTTACCATACAATCCCATAAGCGCATTGGCGACGTAAGTGCAATTGATGTGACCCGTCTTGATCGAACAGGCGTGAATTTGGGAACCCAACTCCAGATCCAGTAAGCGCATACAGGCAGTCAAAAGTGCAACAAAAGTATACTCGTTGGGTTCAATACCCGAGCCTCTCATCTCCAAGAAGAGGCCCACAGCTTCATCCTCGCGACCCAATTTTGCCAAACCCGAAAGCATAGCAGTGTAAGACACGACATCCGGGCTCAAAATTGAGCTAAAAACATTCTCAGCATAACTTAAGCAACCCAGTTCGATGTAAGATGTAATGAGAGAATTAAATAAGCGTGTGTCATGTTGAACCTTGAGAATTGAAGCATGGACTGCTTTACTGAGCTGAATATCAATGTAATCGCAGGATAATTTAAGTAAACGAGAAAGCTCATGGTTTGATAGAGGCTGAGAGTTTTCAAGAGGCTTTGGACTCGAAAGATGTTGAAAAGATGGAGTCTTGGAAAGTGAAGATGATGGGTTCGAGAAAAGTTGGGGTCTGGGAGAGGAGATAGAAAGAGGTGATTTAGAGGGAGAAAGATAAGAAGTTATTTGTGAAGGCTTAAAGGGTTTCAAAGGGTGGTGAAAGTGAATGAGTAGGGGTGAAGAGGAGGGAGAGAAGGCAGCGGAGTCGGTGGCCGGACGGTGGCAGTGGTGGATAAGGGCTGCCATTAAAGTGAGGCGCCAAGCATAGTTAAATTGGAGCAGGAACTACTAACTGGGGAAGTGGAACGAGAggaaagtgaaaaaagaaGACACAATTCCgattcttttcttgaaaaggaaaggaaaatatCTCTCTCGTGAAAATTTGCAAATtccaacaattgaaaaatagatttatttcatataatatttccACATAAACCAATTTTATTTCTGTTATACATGTTTCTTCAGgcagaaatttttttattcaaatgaaGTATAGTCCAATTCTATGAATAATTGTGATACTGATTATTGAACCAATACTCAAGTCCTGAATGGATTTTTCCTTCAATCTTGGAAAGGCAAGGCATAGGCATAGGCATAGGCATTGTCATCATACTAAATTTTGCAAACACCATGacaatgtttggtttcatttttaacttattttgacgtgttttgtggagataaaaagaaaaataaacataaataagtatgtgttagataTAGTGCGtatgtttagattttttttgaatataatataaaataagtatgatatgtttgatgttggttAGTGTgcaaaaaatacttttcattatcaaatcatatctctttcatatatatttatatatatatatatatataatttatttagttgtgaatgaattaaaataaataatatttttttaattataacacAGTTCTGaaacattcaaaaattagtcaaaaatGGGCAAAATATTTCAACCCAAACATGGAAATGTTTTGGGCCGAAACCAAAACACTTTGCAGGTCTCTCTCCAGCTCCTTTTCTTGGGGTCAAACAACTTGAACCGGGTTTTACTGTCCATGAAGTATATGCCGAGatcttctcatttttttagCTGGAACTCTTGATTGTTTCACGATGCTTTGGAATTTCTAACGTTTGCAGATGTATTCAGGCCCATTAcagtttttatgttttttattttgcctCTAAAACCTTCATGAGAATCACCATTTCTTGGCATTCTTTAAGAAATTTTAGGAATTAGTGGACATTGTCAGCAAATCTCAGCAGCAGGACTATCCTGTAAGAATTTAACTTAAGAAACTGAACTGAGGCTTTTTGGAACTCAGGGATCTAACATAGCTTATGTAAATGAACATGTTTCTGCTTTCTAGCGCAACATGGCTAGTGCAGTAAAGGTCATGATAGCAGATGacattttaaaacaaattcttgCATAGCATAACAATCTTCTTCTCATTAAAGAGGCTGAAAACAAGCAACAAACTCCTCTGATTGGATAGCTGAATCTGCTACTCTTCTTGACGCTTAAATGTCTCATTCTTGATATATTAACTAACTTTAGAAAACAAACAATCAAAACAACCTTATTTACTCTAAAAACATATCATATATGTATCAGCAGACAATTCAAGTGGAACTAGACGGCACTAAGAGATGAGATCAAATCCCTGTTCGAGTAGATTTTGCGCCAGTTTCTCATTAGCTGCTTCAGAGGGGTGGAATCCATCCCAGAACACATATTGCGTAGCGTTTGAGCAAGTTCCCACTGACCTTGCATTGCATAGATATGATGTTTCAATCGTACCAGTCCCACAGCAAGCTCTCCTTGATTCAAAGAATCCTGGAACATGGCAAAATATTACTATGAAAATTTTGCATGAAAAGTTGAAAGTTACACCAGAAAGAGTATGAATAGCCCCTTAATTTTGTCCATATGGAagcatttttcttctttatacTGTTTTTGTACCATGCAATAAAGATCAGAGATGGCATATAAACATCTAACAGAAACTTGAAGATACTTTTAGTTAACACATGTTTTCATATGCTCATGGAGATGCTTAGCCTATCTGAGAGTCTTGTATAATTTACCACTGTCAGCAGGCTTCACGATCATATCGAGTAGAGGATTGTAAATATCAAAGACAACAAGTTTCAGTCCAGGAAGATTGgccttcaaattttgagatgtGGTGTTCAACTTattgttaaatgaaatagCATCATGGTTCAGCCTTGCAACACACTGATTGCTTCCAGCACCAAACAAGGTAATTGCAGCCGGTAAGCATCCGGTTGGTGGTAGACTTGTTACTCCAATTCTCCTTGCTCCCAAATTGTATAGATTCTGTCAAACATACGTGCCGTCAAGAAAACAGCCAAGAGTAACTCTCTCTTGATGATTGGACCGAACGCTTACCTGGATAAAGCTAGAGTATGACCTCATGAGAATGTCTGAGAACTGATCTGGGGTGTAGGCTCTGTTGAGAAGTGGATTGATGTAGTAATTCTGAATGAAATCACTGCTTCCAGCACTTACAAGGTGGATTCCTCCTGAGAATATGTCATTAGCTTTG
The nucleotide sequence above comes from Sesamum indicum cultivar Zhongzhi No. 13 linkage group LG11, S_indicum_v1.0, whole genome shotgun sequence. Encoded proteins:
- the LOC105174147 gene encoding pentatricopeptide repeat-containing protein At5g03800, with translation MAALIHHCHRPATDSAAFSPSSSPLLIHFHHPLKPFKPSQITSYLSPSKSPLSISSPRPQLFSNPSSSLSKTPSFQHLSSPKPLENSQPLSNHELSRLLKLSCDYIDIQLSKAVHASILKVQHDTRLFNSLITSYIELGCLSYAENVFSSILSPDVVSYTAMLSGLAKLGREDEAVGLFLEMRGSGIEPNEYTFVALLTACMRLLDLELGSQIHACSIKTGHINCTYVANALMGLYGKCSCLDAVVNLFSDMPKRDVVSWNTVISCVVKDGMYDRAFELFLDMLRLEGCRVDYFTLSSLLVACARCLATREGMEIHAYAHKIGYGGHLSVKNALIQFYAKCGCVEDVESLFNRMPVQDAFTWTEMINAYMGFGLMDLAVETFVRMPEKNPVSYNALLAGFCQNGEGFRALRLFCRLVEGGMELSDFTLTTVFHACGLMKDRRLSEQIQAFVLKIDFGPNDWVLAALLDMCTRCGRMDDAEKIFRRLEMEQSSSIMLTTMICGYARNSEPDKAISLICRWRYEEHVVMDEVELASVLGVCGDLGFQKLGEQFHCYALKYGFLFDVGVGNSIISMYSKCGNMEEASKVFGSISAHDIVSWNSLLAGHILNRQGGEALDVWKKMQKAGVQPDTITSFLIISAYRHTDSNLVEHCHDFFHSMKSVYQIEPNSDHYACLVGVLGYWGLLEEADEIIKKMPFEPKASVWRALLDSCRVHRNVTIGRRAAKKILSMEPQDPSTYILKSNLYSASGRWRCSDLVREEMRERGFRKFPGRSWIIHQSKVHSFFSRDKSHPQSKDIYSALDILCLECLKAGYVSDTSFVLHEVEEHQKMNFLLYHSGKLAVTYGLLTTKLGEPVRVIKNIHLCGDCHTFFKYVSVVTKREIHVRDSSGFHCFANGECSCKDYW
- the LOC105174148 gene encoding GDSL esterase/lipase At5g03810; translation: MGLSRCMFGAFLVVSMVLSVVHGDPLVPALCIFGDSVVDAGNNNNLQTLIKANFPPYGRDFVSHRPTGRFCNGKLATDFTAEYLGFNSYPPAYLSQEARGRNILNGVNFASAASGYYENTPQLYRALTLTRQLEYYKDWQSKVVNLVGRTKANDIFSGGIHLVSAGSSDFIQNYYINPLLNRAYTPDQFSDILMRSYSSFIQNLYNLGARRIGVTSLPPTGCLPAAITLFGAGSNQCVARLNHDAISFNNKLNTTSQNLKANLPGLKLVVFDIYNPLLDMIVKPADSGFFESRRACCGTGTIETSYLCNARSVGTCSNATQYVFWDGFHPSEAANEKLAQNLLEQGFDLIS